One Gadus morhua chromosome 1, gadMor3.0, whole genome shotgun sequence DNA segment encodes these proteins:
- the pnpla1 gene encoding patatin-like phospholipase domain-containing protein 2, whose amino-acid sequence MSSQEGPHSVSFAGCGFLATYQLGVAQGLLTQAPWILHAAPRVLGASSGSLVAAAVVCGVKIPKMVEELLLFASRLNEIPLGPLNPSINMAKWLEYVLRKHLSNDSHRLANGRLGVAVTRLLSSKKIMVTDFHSKEELLQALLCSCFVPGYCGVVPPSFKGVHYVDGGFTSMLPQPDHSLRTLTVSAFSGEVDICPQNEPNTLDLVVSGTIMNLNQANSRRLVNALYPSDVEGLETAYHNGIKDAIHFLQSSDLSTFLTREHLSALNRYIRMKDVLHLETNCNEEEEEEEEEEEEEEEEEEENETGEKVWRTSLTDDDMWWTGNMVDKEFPGNARPLKREGFPDLNRAILFYLCYMSGFGFPTIVSYLLLPINIPYFYYRNKETVVWLSWAMLSALQLTLFVLQMLFFTVQKNVKERLLPVFTELQGLNVQAEYKSPRPNERGDWYSTLGLHFLHSTQTEAVSTESTSSVADQVSSSVWLHLECEKEDAELVNVHRRFAREHSIMG is encoded by the exons ATGTCTTCTCAAGAAGGTCCGCATTCGGTCTCCTTCGCCGGCTGTGGGTTCCTGGCCACCTACCAGCTGGGTGTGGCCCAGGGTCTGCTGACCCAGGCCCCCTGGATCCTGCACGCCGCCCCCCGGGTGCTGGGGGCGTCTTCTGGCTCTCTGGTGGCCGCCGCCGTTGTTTGCGGAGTCAAGATCC CGAAGATGGTGGAAGAGCTACTGCTGTTTGCCAGCCGGCTGAACGAGATACCACTCGGACCTCTGAACCCCTCAATCAACATGGCTAAATGGCTTGAGTACGTGCTCCGAAAACACCTCTCAAACGACTCACACCGATTGGCCAACGGCCGGCTAGGTGTGGCGGTGACCCGGCTGCTTTCCAGTAAGAAAATCATGGTGACGGACTTCCACTCCAAAGAGGAACTGTTGCAG GCTCTGTTGTGCAGCTGTTTCGTCCCGGGGTACTGTGGCGTGGTTCCTCCTTCCTTCAAAGGGGTT cATTACGTGGACGGCGGTTTCACGAGCATGCTGCCCCAGCCAGATCACTCCCTCAGGACCTTGACCGTCTCTGCGTTCTCCGGTGAGGTGGACATCTGCCCCCAGAACGAGCCGAACACTCTGGACCTGGTCGTGAGCGGGACGATCATGAATCTGAACCAGGCCAACAGCCGTAGGCTGGTCAATGCCCTCTACCCCAGCGATGTAGAG GGTCTGGAAACGGCATATCACAATGGAATCAAAGACGCAATTCACTTTCTCCAAAGCAGCG ATCTCTCCACGTTTCTGACCAGAGAGCACCTCTCCGCTTTGAATCGCTACATCAGAATGAAAGACGTGCTGCATCTAGAAACCAACtgtaacgaggaggaggaggaggaggaggaggaggaggaggaggaggaagaggaggaagaagagaacgAAACTGGGGAGAAGGTCTGGAGGACATCTCTTACCGATGACGACATGTGGTGGACGGGCAACATGGTCGACAAAGAATTCCCTGGCAATGCAAGACCCTTGAAGCGCGAGGGATTCCCTGATCTGAACCGAG CTATTCTGTTCTACCTGTGCTACATGAGCGGATTTGGTTTCCCAACCATTGTGTCCTACCTGCTTCTACCGATCAACATTCCCTACTTCTACTACCGCAACAAGGAGACGGTGGTGTGGCTCTCCTGGGCGATGCTGAGTGCTCTACAGTTGACCTTGTTTGTGCTCCAAATGCTGTTCTTTACCGTCCAGAAGAATGTTAAGGAAAG attaCTACCCGTTTTCACAGAGCTGCAGGGGCTGAACGTCCAAGCCGAATACAAGAGCCCCAGGCCGAATGAGAGAGGGGACTGGTATTCGACGCTGGGACTGCACTTCTTACACTCGACCCAGACTGAGGCGGTCAGCACCGAGTCCACCTCCTCCGTGGCTGACCAGGTCTCCTCCTCCGTATGGCTCCATCTGGAGTGTGAGAAGGAGGACGCGGAGCTGGTCAACGTACACAGGCGCTTCGCACGCGAGCACTCCATCATGGGATAA